One genomic segment of Mytilus trossulus isolate FHL-02 chromosome 4, PNRI_Mtr1.1.1.hap1, whole genome shotgun sequence includes these proteins:
- the LOC134715836 gene encoding uncharacterized protein LOC134715836 — translation MKIPTDFDLADIITEQKVAPPPRKPRLQKHDIFMDIKKFKAIDDHAIKVAQQRHRSFRGLIWHLVYSSKHVKTQVEKVRVLFKWIVHRDPGTKVFDTNSGNNTVENIIEQFKNGKSTHAQIFQILCLYAGLNCKIICGKAKGKDYKPADSCNDDKYQHCWNAVCIDGNWFPVDTKWAAKRKTHPGSEEFYFLTDPEKLLLSHWSSDPVWQLVDRAISLQEFENLPFVKPHFYVCELNFMANVKSTIQTKRGQVKWDLGITQPTKFFFRMTTFDSGSELVDGQCLKNFVYHEVHNGRANFILRSPPQGMYLLKLYAKQLKTDRKEEITKFQEVVSYRVQIDHTCIEDDPLPCCWDRTWGPGTRSERMCLYPVQKKGTITTTEKSICIEINKTRPVNIFCRCIRNGWNERELQKCIKIKDNDTKAYVALTMPMSGEYGLEFYGSFPNQPETVYTHVCQYFIVCTRRDDDENEELLQQYLLSPGSKNVESFEKMTAKNVQPINSMPNGVGSPPSSFQLSVVNMNDANLPDPVPMNHPTNHKFENNNTWDKHVRKICEVKYSTFRELMWDLIYSKKLEDETTKARILFTWLASVNRQELSFEDVEPGSPEEVLSGMSNGRTTYAMAFHTLCLHSGLHCKVITGVAKGSDYKPGQPLGPGSNHHTWNVVLIDGIWRLVDVRFARRPTQTSSGELSYEVDSHFFLTHPVLFIYTHYPDDVRWQLLEQQVSEEEFCNMPIMTPHFFLLGIDLLSHKMANICSTDQVYIALKYPNKRTYSFTFSVQNVDGSEEHEGVKFNRYAMLEAADGMVTFRVRLPKSGTYNLIVYAKEDISDRKENMFAEICEYKIIQETVSSTVHKPYPPCAYQSWGVGAAFHKFGLTTNQNSGIVDTLNGEVKIEITSPKAMQFRSRLLHHEQTGEFEGYVTYKTVDGENVFNVTAPFKGEFGLEIYAKDPDTDTKKMRHVAQYLICCNEDVKTLQLPKLPSGFLGPQPMLVKYEIIAASHPDPVIHTDGNRIEIVFKTSEAMRFTASMSEAETTNDCSDHVFIQSGDSEVKLLVEPPRKGFFVLCVHGNPFTDSSHQIPGLYNYLLYCKAVTKEVVPFPKQFGYWKEGCYMWKPMSIKSGLSGEFVPFAVRVPNAKTVAVVVNKDWTPLVLNESGIWEASIQINCTEPSNKVVLVASYGDDQLRFATLLEYVL, via the exons ATGAAGATTCCAACGGATTTTGACTTAGCGGATATTATAACTGAACAGAAGGTGGCACCACCTCCACGGAAACCAAGGTTacaaaaacatgacatttttaTGGATATTAAAAAGTTCAAGGCTATTGATGACCATGCAATTAAG GTAGCACAGCAGAGACACCGATCTTTTAGAGGACTTATCTGGCATTTGGTTTACAGTTCCAAGCATGTAAAAACACAAGTAGAAAAAGTcag GGTATTATTTAAATGGATAGTACACCGAGATCCCGGAACAAAGGTGTTTGATACTAACAGTGGAAACAATACAGTAGAAAATATCATTGAACagtttaaaaatggaaagtctACGCATGCTCAGATCTTTCAAATTCTTTGCCT GTATGCTGGACTTAACTGTAAGATTATCTGTGGTAAAGCAAAAGGGAAAGACTATAAACCAGCTGACTCCTGTAATGACGATAAGTACCAGCATTGCTGGAATGCAGTTTGTATTGACGGGAACTGGTTTCCGGTCGACACGAAATGGGCAGCAAAACGAaag ACACATCCAGGTTCCGAGGAATTCTACTTTCTTACAGATCCAGAGAAACTGTTGCTGAGTCATTGGTCTTCTGATCCAGTATGGCAGCTCGTGGATCGTGCAATCTCGTTGCAAGAATTCGAAAATTTACCATTCGTCAAGCCACATTTCTACGTTTGCGAGTTGAATTTTATGGCAAACGTCAAATCTACCATACAAACGAAACGTGGCCAAGTAAAATGGGATCTGGGAATCACGCAgccgacaaaattctttttcaGAATGACCACATTTGATAGTGGTAGCGAATTGGTAGATGGACAGtgtttgaaaaattttgtttatcatgAAGTTCATAATGGACGAGCAAATTTCATCTTGAGATCACCCCCTCAAGGaatgtatttattaaaactCTATGCAAAACAGCTTAAAACAGATCGTAAAGAGGAGATAACAAAATTCCAGGAGGTGGTTTCGTACAGGGTCCAAATAGACCACACGTGTATAGAAGATGACCCATTGCCTTGTTGCTGGGATCGGACATGGGGACCAGGTACCAGAAGTGAAAGAATGTGTCTTTATCCGGTTCAAAAAAAGGgaacaataacaacaacagaAAAGTCTATTTGTATCGAAATCAACAAAACTAGACCCGTTAATATTTTCTGTAGATGTATCCGAAATGGCTGGAACGAGAGAGAACTTCAGAAGTGCATCAAGATAAAAGACAATGACACGAAGGCTTATGTTGCCCTAACAATGCCAATGTCAGGTGAATATGGACTGGAATTTTACGGTAGTTTTCCTAATCAGCCAGAAACTGTGTATACGCATGtatgtcaatattttattgtttgtacaCGTAGAGACGATGATGAAAATGAGGAGTTACTGCAGCAATACCTACTCTCTCCCGGAAGTAAAAATGTGGAATCTTTTGAAAAGATGACAGCCAAAAAT GTGCAACCAATAAATAGTATGCCAAATGGGGTTGGATCACCACCATCATCATTCCAGTTGTCAGTTGTCAACATGAACGACGCCAATCTTCCAGATCCGGTTCCAATGAACCATCCGACCAATCATaaattcgaaaacaacaataccTGGGATAAGCACGTGAGGaag ATATGTGAAGtgaaatattcaacattccGAGAACTAATGTGGGACCTTATCTATTCCAAGAAACTAGAAGACGAAACAACAAAAGCTAg GATCTTATTTACTTGGTTGGCGTCAGTTAATCGTCAAGAACTTAGTTTTGAAGACGTGGAACCTGGAAGTCCAGAAGAAGTTCTTAGTGGAATGAGTAATGGTAGAACTACTTATGCTATGGCTTTTCATACACTGTGTTT aCATAGCGGACTACACTGTAAAGTTATAACTGGTGTAGCTAAAGGTTCCGACTACAAACCAGGTCAACCACTGGGACCAGGATCCAATCATCACACCTGGAATGTTGTACTTATAGATGGAATATGGCGTCTAGTAGACGTCAGGTTTGCAAGAAGACCAACGCAAACATCGAGTGGAGAATTGAGTTACGAAGTGGACAGCCATTTTTTCTTGACACATCCGGTGCTGTTTATTTACACACATTATCCGGACGATGTCAGATGGCAGCTTTTAGAACAACAGGTCTCAGAGGAAGAGTTCTGTAATATGCCGATTATGACcccacatttttttcttttgggaATAGATTTATTAAGTCATAAAATGGCAAATATTTGTTCAACAGATCAGGTATATATTGCTTTGAAATATCCTAACAAAAGAACGTATAGCTTTACTTTTAGTGTACAAAACGTGGACGGAAGTGAAGAACATGAAGGAGTGAAGTTCAATCGTTACGCCATGTTGGAAGCAGCAGACGGTATGGTGACCTTTAGAGTGAGACTACCAAAATCAGGGACTTACAATTTGATAGTCTATGCTAAAGAAGACATATCCGATAGAAAAGAAAACATGTTTGCTGAAATAtgtgaatacaaaattatacaagaAACTGTGTCGTCCACTGTTCACAAACCATACCCGCCTTGCGCTTATCAGTCATGGGGAGTCGGTGCTGCTTTCCACAAATTTGGTCTTACTACCAATCAAAATTCTGGTATTGTAGACACGTTAAACGGGGaagtaaaaattgaaataacttCTCCCAAAGCTATGCAGTTTAGAAGTAGATTGCTTCACCATGAACAGACCGGCGAATTTGAAGGTTATGTAACATACAAAACCGTGGACGGTGAGAATGTTTTCAATGTTACGGCTCCTTTCAAAGGCGAATTTGGATTAGAAATCTATGCAAAAGATCCAGATACAGATACAAAAAAGATGCGTCATGTGGCTCAATATTTAATCTGCTGTAACGAAGACGTCAAAACCCTTCAACTACCCAAACTACCGTCCGGGTTCTTAGGACCACAACCAATGCTTGTGAAGTATGAGATTATTGCAGCTAGCCATCCTGATCCAGTTATTCACACGGACGGCAACAGAATCGAAATTGTCTTTAAAACATCCGAAGCCATGCGTTTTACTGCTAGTATGTCAGAAGCTGAGACTACTAATGACTGTTCCGATCATGTATTCATTCAATCAGGGGATAGCGAAGTGAAACTTCTGGTAGAGCCACCAAGAAAGGGATTTTTTGTTCTGTGTGTCCATGGAAATCCATTCACTGATAGTAGTCATCAAATTCCAGGTCTTTATAATTACCTCTTGTATTGTAAGGCTGTTACTAAAGAAGTTGTTCCCTTTCCCAAACAATTTGGATATTGGAAGGAAGGCTGCTACATGTGGAAACCAATGTCAATCAAGTCTGGGCTCAGTGGCGAATTTGTGCCTTTTGCAGTTCGTGTGCCAAATGCtaaaactgttgcagtagtagtTAATAAAGATTGGACTCCACTAGTTTTAAACGAGTCCGGTATTTGGGAAGcttcaattcaaataaattgtactgAACCCTCAAACAAGGTTGTTTTGGTAGCTAGCTACGGCGATGACCAACTGCGATTTGCCACATTATTAGAATACGTTTTGTGA